Genomic segment of Verrucomicrobium sp.:
GTTGGCATACGCCTGCCCTCCCCGCATCAAGTTGTGGGAGACCGAATTTAGAAGGGGGTCTCCCATGCTAAAATCGCGGAGGAAGCCGCTGAGGGAGCTTCCGCTGTTCAACGCCTTGGAAATCGTTTTCAGCGCCCCGGGCGGCAGCGGCGCTTTGTTTTTAACCGCCTTTTCGATCCCGGTTTCCAGCGCCCAAAGACGATCCATGAAGGTGCTCATAAACAATAATTCGGCTATTCCCGGCCTTGGCAGCCCCTCTTCTTACACCAGCCCCACCGGCTGGAAGGCGTGGCCGGGGAGGATCCGCTCGATGTTCGGATTTCCCAGGTGGACGCGGACCACTTCCCCCAGGACGTCGCGGAAGTCGGTGGTGTGCAGGAGGTCGCGCCTTTCGTGGAGCTGTTCCGGTCCCAGGCCCGGCCAGTTGCCCAGGACGGGGCGAGGGCGGTTCTTGACCGGGCCGCCGACGGCCAGCATGCAGTTGGCCCAGCCGTGGTCGGTCCCCTTCGTTCCGTTTTCCTTCGCGGTGCGGCCAAAGTCGCTGAGCGTCAGCACCAGCACGTTCTCCATCCGGGAGCCCAGGTCCTGGTTGAAGGCGGCCAGGCCCTGGGCCAGCCCCTCCACCATGTTGCCGTAGTTGCCCGCCGCGCCGCCCTGGTTCTGGTGGGTGTCCCAGCCGCCGTAGTCGATCTCCGCCACCTCCAGGCCGACGCCCGCCTTGATGAGCCGGGCGACCTCCCGCAGCTTCCGGCCGAACTCGTTTTCCGGATAGGCCGCGCCGGGCTGGTAGGGCGCGGAGACGACGCCCCTCAGCTGCTCGATCCCGGAGAAGGTGGCCTGGGCGGTCTCCGCCAAAAGGTCGCGCGCCGCCCCGGCGTATTGGCCCGCCTCCCGCGGGCCGCAGCAGTAGGCGTGCTCCAGCGCCGCGCCGACCAGCGCCTGGTCCTGCGGCGCGGCGGTCTTGGGGAAGGCCAGGTCGTCGACGCCGCGCATGGAGTAGGCCGGGGCCTCCCCGCGCAGGATGCGGGGCAGCGTGTCGCCGACGGAGACGGCGCGGATCGGGCCGCGGCCGGCGGAGGTCAGGAGGTGGCGGTTGAGCCACCCGTCGGAGGCGATGGTGTTGCCGATGACGCCGGTCTCCCAGGTGTCTTGCTCCTCGAAGTGGGAGCGGGTGTTCTTGTCGTAGCCGACGGCCTGGAGCGCCACGGCCCGGCCGGACTGGAAGAGGGGCCGGAGGGCCGCCGCGCGCGGATGGAGGCCGAAGTGGCCGTCCAGGTCGAGCGCCCCGTCGGCCGATCCGGGCGCGGCGATGGCGATCGACTGCCGCAGCTTGTAGTAGTCGGCGTCGCCATGGGGGACGACGAAGTTGAGCCCGTCCATGCCGCCGCGCAGGAAGACGACGACGAGGGTGCGGTCCGCCGCGACGGGGCGAATGTCCTTTTGCGAAAGCCCCGCCTGGGCCAGGAGGTCGAAGGGGGTGATCCCGCAGTAGAGGGCCAGGAGGCCGGAGGTCTTCAGGAAGTAGCGGCGCGTCAGGTGCATGGATTTCTCCCGGGTTAGCGGAGGTTGGCCTCCGGCAGTTGGCAGAGGAAGGAGGCGAGGAGGGCGGCCCGCTGGGGCGGGGCGTCCTGGCTCTTGGAAAGGAGATCCTCCGCCGCCTGCTGGGAGGCGGGGGAAAGGAGGCGGCCGGTCAGCCGCAGGGAGAGGAAGTCGATGGCCTGGCGGTCCCGCGCGGCGTCCCACTTCCCCTTCGGGTCGAGCCATTCCGGCGGCAGGAGGGAGGAGAGCCGCGCGTCGAGACGCCGGGCGAACTGCCAGCGCTGCAGGAGGGCGTTGGAGCCGGCGTATTCCCGGTCCCCCTCCTTGTAGCCGTCCGGCGTGGGCCGGTCGAAGAGGCCCTGGCCCGACTGCTTGAGGAACGTGGCGGTGGCGCCCGCCTGGTCTGGGTCGGGCTCGTTGCCGCCCAGGCGCTGGAGGCGGACGGCGTAGTCGACCGGCTGGGCGAGGCGCAGCGGGGCCTTCCAGAATTCCGGCGCCTGGGCGATCTCCCGCAGGAGGGCCTGCATGTCTCCGCCGCTCTCCAGGTAGATCCTGGCCAGGCGGTCGACGAGCGGCTGCGGCGCGGGGACGCCGACGTAGTGCTCCGCCAGTTTGCGGGAGATGAAGGCGGCGGTGGCCGGATGGGCCGCCAGCATTTCCACGGCCAGGGAGACGCGGTCGAACCGCTCCGCCGGGGCCGAGGGCGGCAGTTCCAGGCCGAAGACCTCGCGCGGCTTGCCGTCGTTGAGCCGGGGGTCGAAGCGGAAGACGCGGTCCAGCTCGGGGCCGGGGACGCCCTGAAGGTCGGCCTCGCTGGAGAGGGTCCAGCCGTTGAGGACTCCGGCCAGGGTCGTCACGTCGGCCTGGGTGTAGCCGCCGTGGACGCCCA
This window contains:
- a CDS encoding DUF1501 domain-containing protein; this translates as MHLTRRYFLKTSGLLALYCGITPFDLLAQAGLSQKDIRPVAADRTLVVVFLRGGMDGLNFVVPHGDADYYKLRQSIAIAAPGSADGALDLDGHFGLHPRAAALRPLFQSGRAVALQAVGYDKNTRSHFEEQDTWETGVIGNTIASDGWLNRHLLTSAGRGPIRAVSVGDTLPRILRGEAPAYSMRGVDDLAFPKTAAPQDQALVGAALEHAYCCGPREAGQYAGAARDLLAETAQATFSGIEQLRGVVSAPYQPGAAYPENEFGRKLREVARLIKAGVGLEVAEIDYGGWDTHQNQGGAAGNYGNMVEGLAQGLAAFNQDLGSRMENVLVLTLSDFGRTAKENGTKGTDHGWANCMLAVGGPVKNRPRPVLGNWPGLGPEQLHERRDLLHTTDFRDVLGEVVRVHLGNPNIERILPGHAFQPVGLV